From a single Macrobrachium rosenbergii isolate ZJJX-2024 chromosome 59, ASM4041242v1, whole genome shotgun sequence genomic region:
- the LOC136837438 gene encoding uncharacterized protein → MAPLTEALRGQPKSLAWGPSQQQAFSLTKAALAEATALAHQDPTTPLQLMMDTSSVTCGAILEQIVDGAPQPIAFLARSSTPQTPATAPSTGNSARTTAKLLTEKFVWHGMRKDARTWARQCPQCQTSKVGRHTKSGVGELPQLGRRFGHIHIDIVGPHPPSGGARYILTVVDCSTRWSEATPMQEATASGCAEALLSSWISRFGVPDHITTELWSSLARLLGTAHHTTTAYNLTANGLVKRFHRSLKASLMTRCTAEDWKYQLSWVLLGLRTAPRADGNIYTAEKIYGEPLVVPGELVTEDRHNPSVQRLRDLVGKFASCKRTYTDRSVAFTPPGLSSTTHVFVRDDAIRPPLLALHGKNNWVLVDHIKPALLEEDTDVTALHPPPEQSSLQPAPHRKRTHGHPQKHPPHPQPAAAPHSTFPRCFHVAAPPFRSPADTPGYREGGRPCRPGPSKIVKEQIAEKRKYEEAQRQHKAERRREDEEREERRRQQEAEQWREEEEREEWRRQHELAFKDRELELERAKKESAEALAAQQASSPTPSALNTSLSTVSNLAGKWTEDEPEQWLEEIEFLFETYDVSLAERAFLLFTKHLDRKAKAAHRALERDQRGDMAAIREAIAKAYEITPERWRQQFRGMAKNVGWSWTEWACHKTQAGTHWFESMRCGTFEDLFNQTMLEDLFQCAPGPLAVCLSDKQPATLKEACCLADAWEMYNPSHSTLQRKLVPPGHLSAFNRPRNGPPNKPPCTIRKKHGHNEAECRYRDNNQQGNNPWQPTSNRQSSSPPNSTQSSQHTVTAGRSTYPRDPSRDCGASGHSSSAYLACLKHVVAPRHVNISATASLAELPERTHPERVWTQSVSVASLDGSSPPVHLPTTANTGSDISLIDWAQVPASAKVDEHTK, encoded by the exons atggcccccttgACGGAGGCCCTGagaggccaaccaaaatccttagcgtggggacccagccagcagcaggccttctccctgacgaaggccgcccttgccgaggcaactgccttggcccaccaggaccccaccactcccctccagctgatgatgGACACCAGTAGTGTCACATGTGGAGccatcctggagcagatcgtcgatggcgccccccagcccatcgccttcttagcaagaagttcaaccccgcagacgcctgctacagcaccttcgacagggaactctgcgcg gacgacggccaagctgctgacagagaagtttgtctggcacggaaTGCGGAAGGACGCaaggacctgggcgagacagtgccctcagtgccaaaccagcaaagttGGCCGTCACACcaagtccggggtaggcgagctTCCACAACTGGGGCGGCGGTTCGGCCATATTCACATTGACATCGTTGGGCCTCATCCcccgtcaggcggggccagatatatCCTGACAGTTGTTGACTGCTCAACAAGGTGGTccgaagccacgcccatgcaagaagccaccgccagtgggTGCGCTgaggccctactctccagctggatcagccgttTTGGTGTCCCTGACCACATAACAACTGAGTTGTGGTcctccctggcacgcctgctggggacagctcatcacaccaccactgCCTACAATCTCACAGCCAACGGCTTGGTCAAgcgtttccacaggtccctgaaggcgtccctcatgacccgctgcaccgctgaggattggaaataccagctgtcatgggtcctcctcgggctgagaactGCCCCCAGGGCTGACGGCAACATATACACAGCTGAGAAAATCTATGgcgagcccctcgtagtcccaggCGAACTAGTCacagaggaccgccacaacccatctgtccagaggcttcgtgacttagtcggcaagttcgcctcCTGTAAGCGGACATATACTGACAGGTCAGTCGCCTTCACGCcgcccggcttgtcctccaccacccacgtcttcgtcagggatgacgccatcCGCCCTCCACTGCTCGCCCTTCACGGAAAGAACAACTGGGTGTTGGTAGACCACATCAagcctgccctcctggaggaggacacagacgtcaccgcacTGCACCCTCCGCCTGAACAGTCGTCGCTGCAGCCAGCTCCCCACAGGAAGCGGACACACGGCCACCCCCAGAAGCATCCGCCACACCCACAGCCTGCCGCCGCCCCACACAGCACGTTCCCCCGCTGTTTTCACGTAGCCGCGCCACCCTTCAGatccccagcagatacgccg ggatatagggaaggaggacggccttgtaggccaggcccttcaaaaatTGTAAAGGAGCAGATTGCTGAAAAGCGCAAGTATGAAGAAGCACAGCGACAGCACAAAGCTGAACGAaggagagaagatgaagaaagagaggagcgaagaagacagcaagaagctgagcagtggagagaagaagaagaaagagaagaatggaggagacagcatgaactagccttcaaggacagggagctcgagttggagagagccaagaaggaaagcgcagaagctttagcagcccaacaagcctctagccccactccgtctgcactaaatacctctctgtcgacagtcagtAACCTTGcaggaaaatggactgaagacgagccagaacaatggcttgaagagatcgaattcctcttcgagacctatgacgtcagcctggctgagagggccttctTACTGTTTACCAAGCACCTGGAcaggaaggctaaggctgcccaccgagccttggaaagagatcaacgaggggacatggctgccatcCGTGAGGCCATTGCTAAGGCATATGAAATAACCCCTGAAAGGTGGAGACAACAATtccgaggtatggctaagaacgtcggctggtcctggactgaatgggcctgtcacaagacccaagctgggacccaCTGGTTCGAGTCTATGCGGTGCggcacctttgaggatttgttcaaccagaccatgctggaggacctcttccagtgtgcacccgggcctctggctgtatgtcttagtgataagcagccagccaccctcaaggaagcctgctgcttagctgatgcctgggagatgTATAAcccatcccacagcaccttgcaacgcaaattagtgccacccggacacctctcagcCTTCAATCGCCCACGGAACGGACCGCCTAATAAACCCCCATGCACCATCCGTAAGAAGCACGGCCATAATGAAGCAGAGTGCCGCTACAGGGACAATAACCAACAAGGCAACAACCCTTGGCAGCCTACCAGTAACCGTcaatcttcctctcctcctaattCCACACaatcttcccagcacaccgtcactgctgGGAGATCAACCTATCCCAGGGACCCcagccgagactgtggagcttcaggacactcctCCTCCGCGTATCTTGCATGCCTAAAACATGTGGTTGCTCCCAGGCACGTCAACATaagtgccaccgcctccttagctgagctgccggagagaactcaccctgagagggtctggacacagtccgtctcagtggcttctctggatggttccagcccaccagtgcacctgccaactactgccaacactggctcagatattagcctgatagattgggcccaagtgccagccagtgccaaggtagatgagcACACCAAGTAG
- the LOC136837439 gene encoding uncharacterized protein, whose protein sequence is MMLVDRGAIRSIFLLSREDRKRTPDPAAFLMADNGSPILSYGTRLLSISILGRRNSWDFVVADVRTPLLGADFLAHFRLAVDVGSKCLLDTNSCQSLPLATGPSTPTICSVTPHQYSQLLKKFPDVFRPELRQVPGAPAKHDIYHHIKMKGPLHMQGSGGFPLGAFRRPRMPSPKWNGWEYARRPPACGPLLSTWYQLLQRIS, encoded by the exons atgatgttggtcgacagaGGGGCCATTAGATCAATCTTTCTGctgtccagggaggaccgcaagcgCACACCGGACCCAGCTGCCTTCCTGATGGCCgacaatgggtcccccatcctctcctatggcaccaggctcctgtcgatctccatccttggccggaggaattcctgggacttcgtcgtcgcggacgtaaggaccccgctcctgggtgcagatTTCCTTGCTCACTTCAGGCTGGCAGTCGATGTCGGTAGCAAGTGTCTCCTCGACaccaactcctgccagtccctcccgctGGCAACGGGGCCCAGCACGCCTACCATCTGCTCAGTTACCCCCCACCAGTACTCCCAGCTGCTGAAGAAGTTCCCTGACGtattcaggcccgagctccgccaggtacccggggccccagcTAAACATGACATTTACCACCACATAAAGATGAAGGGCCCCCTACACATGCAAGGTTCCGGAGgtttccccctcggcgccttcaggaggccaagaatgcctTCACCAAAATGGAacggatgggaatatgcaagaaggcctccagcctgtgggcctctcctctccacatg gtaccagttgctccagaggatatcctga